CCACCGCGATGCGCAGGCCACCGGGCATGTGGTACTCCAGCTGGGCGGAGTCGGGAATGGTGTCGCAGTGCTCGCCCACGTCCGCCAAGGCGCGAGTGAGCAGGTTGGTGTACCCCTTCGTCCCGAAGCCAAAGATCATCGAAGCTCCAACGTCGAAGGTGTAACCCGCACGCTTGAAGGCTCCCCCACTGCCTCCGGGGATCAGATAGCGCTCCAAAACGAGTGTCTTGGCTCCTTTCGCCGCCAACTGGCTGGCGGTGACCAAGCCACCGATGCCGGAACCGATCACAACGGCATCCCACTGCTGGTTCTCGCTCATGGCATCGCTTCTTTGAAGTGACGCTAAGGGGCCGTCTGCGGCCTTGGATCCGGGCGATGAATCGGTGGCATCACCGTCAGGATCACCTCGGACCGCACCGGCCGGCCGAGTTCTGCACTGCAACGGGCATCAATGTGATGGCGCAGCCCATCAATCACCCGACTTTCCTGGGGCTGCAGCGGATTGATGTAGACCACGACAAAGGCTGTACGACCCAGCTGCTGCACGGTGAAGTCCATCATCTGCAGCTGAAGCCCCACCAGTTCCTGCATCAACACAACCCGCGTGCGCTGCAACACATCCGGGTCGGCGGCGCAGCCGGCGGCCTGGGCCATGGCATCACGCAGTGCCGCCAAGGGTTCGCGCAACAACGCCAGGCTGACCGCAAGCACCAGAAGCGCATCGGTAATCGGCGCCAGAGCGGAAAGCGGCGTTGCCAGCAATAACGGAGAGGCCAGAAGGGCCAGGCCTGTGGCCAGGGTGATGACCGCATCGATCCGAGCATTGCGGGCCTCCGTCAACAGCAGCAGGGACACCCCCCCGGTGCGGCGCCAATCCCGCCGATGCCGCCAGGCCAAAAGCCCGCAAAGCGCTGTCATCAGAACGGTGTACAGCCCCACCGGTTCCAGATGCAGCGGAGCAATGCTGGAGCCCCGCCACCAGTCGATCAGAGTGGAGCAGGCGCTGCCGACGCCAAAGCCGATCACCCCCAGCAGCACCAGGGAGCGGAACAACACATACAAGGCCTCCTGCCCCTCGTAGCCATAGGGCCAGGCTCGATCCGGAGGACGCACCACATTCATGCTGATGCGGCTGGCAATCAACGATGAACCCACCAGCACACCGGAATAGAGGCCGTCCAACAGCAGGGCCGACGAACCGGTCAGCACATGGGCGGAAAACCCGGCGAGTGCCATCACTGCATTGGCTCCGACCCCAAAGCGCAGCGAGCGCTGTTCGATCCGGCGAGCCTCAGCAGTGGTGTTCATACCGTCAGAGTCTCGGGTTGAAGGGCCTGCACCGGCTCCAGGTCATGCAGAGCGCGATCGCGGTAGGCGCCATAGCGGGCTCGCTTGTCGCGGATTCGCTCCGGTAGATCCGGCAGAAGCCCGAAATTGGGGGGCATCGGCTGAAATTTCGCGGTGGGCGCCTCGCTGACGAAATGCGTGAGGGCTCCACTCATGCAGGTCGCCGGCAAATCAATGGGCTCAAGCCCCCGGGCCAACCGAGCCGCATTGGTGCCGGCCAACCAGCCACCGGCGACGGCGGCGGCATAGCCCTCAGTGCCCGTGATCTGACCAGCAGCCAGGAGGGTGGGACGCTGACGGAATTGCAGCGTGGGCTGCAGCAGTTGCGGCGATTCAAGAAACGTGTTGCGGTGCATCACACCGAAGCGCACGAATTCCGCCTGGCCCAACCC
The Synechococcus sp. PROS-U-1 DNA segment above includes these coding regions:
- a CDS encoding cation transporter codes for the protein MNTTAEARRIEQRSLRFGVGANAVMALAGFSAHVLTGSSALLLDGLYSGVLVGSSLIASRISMNVVRPPDRAWPYGYEGQEALYVLFRSLVLLGVIGFGVGSACSTLIDWWRGSSIAPLHLEPVGLYTVLMTALCGLLAWRHRRDWRRTGGVSLLLLTEARNARIDAVITLATGLALLASPLLLATPLSALAPITDALLVLAVSLALLREPLAALRDAMAQAAGCAADPDVLQRTRVVLMQELVGLQLQMMDFTVQQLGRTAFVVVYINPLQPQESRVIDGLRHHIDARCSAELGRPVRSEVILTVMPPIHRPDPRPQTAP